The Rhodoferax sediminis genome has a segment encoding these proteins:
- a CDS encoding NnrU family protein — translation MGMLILGLVIFLGVHSTRIVADGWRTAMIARLGEKPWKGLYALLSIAGFVLIVWGFNQARQLPGLLWEGSMGMRHVTSLLMLISFVLLVAAYVPRNGIKARLHHPMVLGVEVWALAHLLSNGSPADVLLFGAFLVWAALSFRAARARDRAAQTVYPAGTTSGTVITVVVGVLAWAVFAFWAHGLLIGVRPLG, via the coding sequence ATGGGCATGCTGATCCTGGGTCTGGTGATTTTTCTGGGCGTGCATTCCACGCGCATCGTCGCCGACGGCTGGCGCACGGCCATGATCGCGCGGCTCGGCGAGAAGCCGTGGAAGGGCCTGTACGCGCTGCTGTCGATCGCCGGGTTTGTGCTGATCGTGTGGGGCTTCAACCAGGCGCGGCAGTTGCCCGGGCTGCTGTGGGAGGGGTCCATGGGCATGCGCCATGTGACGTCGCTCCTGATGCTGATTTCCTTCGTGCTGCTGGTGGCCGCCTATGTGCCGCGCAACGGCATCAAGGCGCGGCTGCACCACCCGATGGTGCTGGGGGTCGAGGTCTGGGCCTTGGCGCACCTGCTGTCCAACGGCAGCCCGGCCGATGTGCTGCTGTTCGGCGCCTTTCTGGTGTGGGCGGCGCTGAGCTTTCGGGCCGCGCGCGCGCGCGATCGTGCGGCGCAGACGGTTTACCCGGCCGGCACGACCTCGGGCACGGTCATCACCGTGGTGGTGGGGGTGCTGGCGTGGGCCGTGTTTGCGTTCTGGGCGCACGGCCTGCTGATTGGCGTGCGCCCGCTCGGCTGA
- the gyrB gene encoding DNA topoisomerase (ATP-hydrolyzing) subunit B, whose translation MTEENKPLQPVSIEAEVVHTGEGGESSSNFQPTIDAHQAGASEAYGEGSIQILEGLEAVRKRPGMYIGDTSDGTGLHHLVFEVVDNSIDESLAGHCDDILVTIHTDNSISVVDNGRGIPTGIKMDDKHEPKRSAAEIALTELHAGGKFNQNSYKVSGGLHGVGVSCVNALSKMLRLTIRRDGKVHVLEFSRGVVQNRIIEVVDGVEVSPMKVIKETERRGTEVHFLPDAEIFKENSDFHYEILSKRLRELSFLNNGVRIRLKDERTGKEDDFAGAGGVKGFVNFINKGKTVLHPNVFHAMGDRESDQNTNIGVEVAMQWNSGYNEQVLCFTNNIPQRDGGTHLTGLRAAMTRVINKYIDESELAKKAKVEITGDDMREGLCCVLSVKVPEPKFSSQTKDKLVSSEVRGPVEDIVSRLLSDYLQERPTDAKIIVGKIIEAARAREAARKARDMTRRKGVLDGMGLPGKLADCQEKDPALCEIYIVEGDSAGGSAKQGRDRKFQAILPLRGKILNVEKARYEKLLTSNEILILITALGTGIGKAGGSTGNDDFDVAKLRYHRIIIMTDADVDGAHIRTLLLTFFYRQMPELVERGHIYIAQPPLYKVKSGKEELYLKDAAALDSFLLRIALKDASVFTGGTAGTTISGDTLAELARKHQGAEAVIARLSHFMDDEALRAIADGVILNLETEAEAAASAAALQAALHKAEVVGEFDAHHDKPILRIKRHHHGNMRSSVITQDFVHGSDYAALAEAAHTFRGLLSDDARVMRGEGEKQKDERVSDFRQAMKWLITQAENATARQRYKGLGEMNPAQLWETTMDPTQRRLLRVQVDDAIEADRVFTMLMGDEVEPRREFIETNALRAGNIDV comes from the coding sequence ATGACCGAAGAAAACAAGCCCCTCCAGCCCGTCTCCATCGAAGCGGAGGTTGTCCACACGGGTGAGGGTGGCGAGAGCAGCTCCAACTTCCAGCCCACCATCGATGCGCATCAGGCCGGGGCTTCCGAAGCGTATGGCGAGGGTTCGATCCAGATCCTTGAAGGGCTGGAGGCGGTGCGCAAGCGACCCGGCATGTACATCGGCGACACCTCCGACGGCACCGGCCTGCACCACCTGGTGTTCGAGGTGGTGGACAACTCGATCGACGAGTCGCTGGCGGGCCATTGCGACGATATTCTGGTGACCATCCACACCGACAACTCCATCAGCGTGGTTGACAACGGACGCGGCATTCCGACCGGCATCAAGATGGACGACAAGCACGAGCCCAAACGCTCGGCTGCCGAAATCGCGCTGACGGAGTTGCATGCGGGCGGCAAGTTCAACCAGAACAGCTACAAGGTCTCGGGCGGCCTGCACGGCGTGGGCGTGAGCTGCGTGAATGCCCTGTCGAAGATGCTGCGTCTGACGATCCGGCGCGACGGCAAGGTGCATGTGCTGGAATTTTCCAGAGGGGTTGTGCAAAACCGCATCATCGAGGTGGTGGATGGTGTCGAGGTCTCGCCCATGAAGGTCATCAAGGAGACCGAGCGGCGCGGCACAGAGGTGCATTTCCTGCCCGACGCCGAGATTTTCAAGGAGAACAGCGATTTCCATTACGAAATCCTGTCCAAGCGTCTGCGTGAGCTGAGTTTTCTGAACAACGGCGTGCGCATTCGCCTGAAGGACGAGCGCACCGGCAAGGAAGACGACTTTGCCGGCGCCGGTGGTGTCAAGGGCTTTGTGAACTTCATCAACAAGGGCAAGACGGTGCTGCACCCCAACGTGTTCCACGCCATGGGCGACCGCGAGAGCGACCAGAACACCAACATCGGTGTCGAGGTAGCGATGCAGTGGAACAGCGGCTACAACGAACAGGTGCTGTGCTTCACCAACAACATTCCGCAGCGCGACGGCGGCACCCACCTGACCGGTCTGCGCGCCGCCATGACGCGCGTGATCAACAAGTACATCGACGAATCCGAGCTGGCGAAAAAGGCCAAGGTCGAGATCACCGGTGACGACATGCGCGAAGGCCTGTGCTGCGTACTCTCGGTGAAGGTGCCCGAGCCCAAGTTCAGCAGCCAGACCAAGGACAAGCTGGTGAGCAGCGAGGTGCGCGGCCCGGTGGAAGACATCGTGAGTCGCCTCTTGAGCGACTACCTGCAGGAGCGCCCGACCGACGCCAAGATCATCGTCGGCAAGATCATCGAGGCGGCGCGCGCCCGCGAGGCCGCGCGCAAGGCGCGCGACATGACGCGGCGCAAGGGCGTGCTCGACGGCATGGGCCTGCCCGGCAAGCTGGCCGACTGCCAGGAAAAAGACCCGGCGCTGTGCGAGATCTACATCGTCGAAGGGGATTCGGCCGGCGGCTCGGCCAAGCAGGGGCGCGATCGCAAATTCCAGGCGATCCTGCCGCTGCGCGGCAAGATTTTGAACGTGGAAAAAGCCCGCTACGAAAAGCTGCTGACCAGCAATGAAATCCTGATCCTGATCACGGCGCTCGGCACCGGCATCGGCAAGGCGGGCGGCAGCACCGGCAACGACGACTTCGACGTGGCCAAGCTGCGCTACCACCGCATCATCATCATGACTGACGCCGACGTGGACGGCGCGCACATCCGCACGCTGCTGCTGACCTTCTTCTATCGCCAGATGCCCGAGCTGGTGGAGCGCGGCCATATCTACATCGCGCAGCCGCCGCTGTACAAGGTCAAGTCCGGCAAGGAAGAGCTGTACCTGAAGGACGCCGCCGCGCTCGACAGCTTCCTGCTGCGCATTGCGCTGAAGGACGCCAGCGTGTTCACCGGCGGCACGGCCGGCACCACCATCAGCGGCGACACGCTGGCCGAGCTGGCGCGCAAGCACCAGGGCGCCGAGGCCGTGATTGCGCGCCTGAGCCATTTCATGGATGACGAAGCGCTGCGCGCCATCGCCGACGGTGTGATCCTGAACCTCGAGACCGAGGCGGAGGCAGCCGCGTCGGCGGCCGCCTTGCAGGCTGCGCTGCACAAGGCCGAAGTGGTGGGCGAGTTCGACGCGCATCACGACAAGCCCATCTTGCGCATCAAGCGCCACCATCACGGCAACATGAGAAGCAGCGTGATCACGCAGGACTTCGTGCATGGCTCCGACTACGCCGCACTGGCCGAGGCGGCGCACACCTTCCGCGGCCTGCTGAGCGACGACGCGCGGGTCATGCGCGGCGAGGGCGAGAAGCAAAAGGACGAACGCGTGAGCGACTTCCGCCAGGCCATGAAATGGCTGATCACCCAGGCCGAAAACGCCACCGCGCGCCAGCGCTACAAGGGCCTGGGCGAAATGAACCCGGCTCAGCTCTGGGAAACCACCATGGACCCCACCCAGCGCCGCCTGCTGCGCGTGCAGGTTGACGACGCCATCGAGGCCGACCGCGTCTTCACCATGCTGATGGGCGACGAGGTCGAGCCACGGCGCGAGTTCATCGAGACGAATGCGCTGAGGGCCGGCAATATCGACGTGTAG
- a CDS encoding cation:proton antiporter, translating to MMTAASLLLIVLGAGLASQWVAWRIGVPVIVVLIATGLMLGPVTGVVTLRLPPQELTGLIGLGVSIILFDGGMALKLGEFRRVGHGVGRLTILGPPLAWLFGSVAAHYLGGLSWPVALVLGAILVVTGPTVILPLLRGARLNKETSSLLKWEGIVNDPVGVLLTVLTFQYLTTAGGGPGKILASLGGAIAAAAVLGGLGGWLTGWLYRRGAVPEHLKSPVLMVLVPVVYWVSNLAQHEAGLLSVTVMGLVMGNMKLPDRETLHQSQENLSIILLSVLFIVIPSRLDASHLHLLNWHTALFVLAIVLLVRPLTIALATLGAPVRRNDKLLLAWIAPRGIVAAATAGIFGPALVAAGYKDADQLLPVTFLVIVVTVLAHGFTIGRMARRLGLAAKNDNGLLIVGASPWSVAFASVLKKLDVDVLLVDGAYHRLKEARMAGIEVFYGEILSEHAEHTLESQHVNHLLCATDNDFYNALACKAQGHRFGVHRVFQLATDEASSQELKRLTLQQRGYFAFDPVATFAFLHQRLQEGWTVSTSKFTASYGWSEFTQRMGERGRDWLLLGGISSDGMLRLYAAEQSFKLDAGWTALYFAPAPAPVAAPEEVKGEAKGEVAN from the coding sequence ATGATGACCGCTGCGTCGCTGCTGCTGATCGTGCTGGGCGCTGGTCTGGCCAGCCAGTGGGTGGCGTGGCGCATCGGGGTGCCGGTGATTGTGGTGCTGATCGCGACCGGCCTGATGCTGGGGCCGGTCACCGGCGTTGTCACGCTGCGACTGCCCCCGCAGGAGTTGACCGGCTTGATCGGCCTGGGCGTGTCCATCATCCTGTTCGATGGCGGCATGGCCCTGAAACTGGGCGAGTTCAGGCGCGTCGGGCACGGTGTGGGCCGGCTGACCATTCTCGGACCGCCATTGGCCTGGCTCTTTGGCAGCGTCGCGGCGCACTACCTTGGCGGCCTGAGCTGGCCGGTGGCGCTGGTGCTCGGCGCCATCCTGGTGGTGACGGGTCCGACCGTCATCCTGCCGCTGCTGCGCGGCGCGCGGCTCAACAAGGAGACGTCCTCGCTGCTCAAGTGGGAGGGCATCGTGAACGACCCGGTGGGCGTGCTGCTCACGGTGCTGACCTTTCAATACCTCACCACGGCCGGCGGCGGGCCCGGCAAGATATTGGCGAGCCTCGGTGGCGCCATTGCGGCCGCCGCCGTGCTTGGCGGGCTGGGGGGCTGGCTGACGGGGTGGCTGTATCGACGCGGGGCGGTGCCCGAGCACCTCAAGTCGCCGGTCCTCATGGTGCTGGTGCCGGTGGTTTACTGGGTCAGCAACCTGGCCCAGCACGAGGCCGGACTGCTCAGCGTCACGGTCATGGGGCTGGTGATGGGCAACATGAAGCTGCCCGACCGCGAGACCCTGCACCAGTCACAGGAAAATCTGAGCATCATTTTGCTGTCGGTGCTGTTCATCGTCATTCCGTCCCGGCTGGACGCGAGCCACCTGCACCTGCTGAACTGGCACACGGCGTTGTTCGTGCTGGCCATCGTGCTGCTCGTGCGGCCACTCACGATCGCTCTGGCCACGCTCGGTGCGCCCGTGCGCCGCAACGACAAGTTGCTGCTCGCATGGATCGCGCCGCGCGGTATCGTGGCGGCCGCCACGGCCGGCATCTTCGGGCCTGCGCTGGTCGCGGCCGGCTACAAGGACGCCGACCAGTTGCTGCCCGTCACGTTCCTCGTGATCGTGGTGACGGTGCTGGCGCACGGCTTCACCATTGGGCGCATGGCGCGCCGCCTCGGCCTGGCCGCAAAAAATGACAACGGCCTGCTGATCGTCGGGGCGTCCCCCTGGAGCGTCGCGTTCGCCAGTGTGCTGAAAAAGCTGGACGTCGATGTGCTGCTGGTCGATGGCGCCTATCACCGCCTCAAGGAGGCTCGCATGGCCGGCATCGAGGTCTTTTACGGCGAGATCCTCTCCGAACATGCCGAGCACACGCTGGAGTCGCAGCACGTGAATCACCTGCTGTGCGCCACCGACAACGATTTTTACAATGCGCTGGCCTGCAAGGCCCAGGGGCACAGGTTTGGCGTGCACCGCGTGTTCCAGCTCGCCACCGATGAGGCTTCCTCCCAGGAACTCAAACGCCTCACGCTGCAGCAGCGCGGCTACTTCGCGTTCGACCCGGTGGCGACGTTCGCCTTTCTGCACCAGCGGCTGCAGGAGGGCTGGACGGTGAGCACCTCGAAGTTCACCGCCAGCTACGGCTGGAGCGAATTCACGCAACGCATGGGTGAACGTGGGCGTGACTGGCTGCTGCTGGGCGGGATTTCTTCTGACGGCATGCTGCGCCTCTATGCCGCGGAGCAGTCCTTCAAGCTGGACGCCGGCTGGACGGCTCTGTACTTCGCGCCGGCGCCGGCTCCGGTGGCCGCGCCGGAGGAGGTCAAGGGCGAGGCGAAGGGCGAGGTGGCAAATTGA
- a CDS encoding HNH endonuclease — protein MATEAAAHVNWTRPQTLAALHIYMQLPFGQLHRGNPKIKQLAEWMGRTPSSVAMKLTNLASLDPLIVASGRAGLKGASTLDRSIWTELQQNWDAVALEAAADYEHLASSHGVKADADLLEDAPPLEEGRTRNATVQVRVNQARFRKAVLASYNATCCISGLCHEKLVIASHIIPWSEDTKNRLNPQNGLCLSALHDRAYDQGLITVMPDFKVRVSKQLKPSAGDGFITESLLRFDDQPIQLPERFRPSPEFLASHARRFGFMR, from the coding sequence ATGGCCACAGAAGCCGCCGCCCACGTTAACTGGACTCGCCCGCAAACGCTGGCTGCACTGCACATCTACATGCAGTTGCCGTTTGGTCAGCTTCATCGCGGTAATCCGAAGATCAAGCAATTGGCCGAGTGGATGGGACGCACGCCCAGCTCGGTTGCTATGAAGTTGACTAACTTGGCCAGCTTGGACCCGCTGATCGTCGCCAGCGGGCGCGCTGGCTTGAAGGGGGCGTCGACGCTGGATCGTTCCATCTGGACTGAGCTACAGCAGAATTGGGATGCTGTGGCACTGGAGGCTGCCGCCGACTATGAGCACTTGGCCTCAAGCCATGGCGTCAAGGCCGACGCAGACTTGCTGGAAGACGCGCCGCCGTTGGAAGAAGGCAGAACCCGCAACGCCACCGTGCAGGTACGCGTGAATCAAGCGCGCTTTCGCAAGGCCGTGCTCGCCAGCTACAACGCGACCTGCTGCATCAGCGGCCTGTGCCACGAAAAACTGGTGATTGCCAGCCACATCATTCCGTGGAGTGAAGACACGAAGAACCGATTGAACCCGCAAAACGGACTGTGCTTGTCGGCCCTGCACGACCGCGCTTATGACCAAGGCTTGATCACGGTCATGCCCGACTTCAAGGTGCGCGTGTCGAAACAACTCAAGCCCAGCGCAGGCGATGGCTTCATCACAGAGTCACTGCTGCGCTTTGACGACCAACCGATTCAATTGCCCGAGCGTTTCCGGCCCTCGCCCGAGTTTTTGGCCTCACACGCTCGGCGCTTCGGATTCATGCGATGA
- a CDS encoding sensor histidine kinase — MSHEARHRERRRWRHRWRHSLRARLITVFLLLALAMGLVVIGGMRATFASGWREAGLPLITDYVDRLAAEIGTPPDIARARALTQRLPIAIRIQGPRVNWDSDPERTARRRGDMREGRAPEVLSRLLADGHRVSFSLDTPSWQNAPHGIGWITLALLLALIVGAYSYVRRLLRPLDDIRAGAERFGGGQFDRPIPLRRKDELGDLAQRINTMAHDIEGMLDAKRALLLALSHELRSPLTRARLNAELLPDTPDSAPERSALLRDLNEMRDLISDLLESERLASAHASLQREPVDLAALVREVVSEQAAGAAVQLDLPDALPPRSLDRTRVRLLVRNLLDNALRYSLGAPQPPRISLRTEGRGVLIEVRDFGPGVDAAQLEHLTEPFYRTDSARQRATGGVGLGMYLCRLVAEAHGGTLEVRNAQPGLVVTALLL; from the coding sequence GTGAGTCACGAGGCACGTCACCGGGAGCGTCGCCGCTGGCGGCATCGCTGGCGCCATTCGCTGCGCGCGCGGCTCATCACGGTGTTCCTGCTGCTCGCGCTGGCGATGGGCCTGGTGGTCATCGGCGGCATGCGCGCAACCTTTGCGAGCGGCTGGCGCGAGGCCGGCCTGCCGCTCATCACCGACTACGTCGACCGCCTCGCCGCCGAGATCGGCACGCCGCCCGACATCGCGCGCGCGCGGGCGCTGACGCAGCGGCTGCCGATCGCGATCCGCATCCAGGGGCCGCGTGTCAACTGGGACTCGGACCCGGAGCGCACCGCGCGCCGCAGGGGCGACATGCGTGAAGGGCGCGCGCCGGAGGTGCTGAGCCGCCTGCTTGCCGACGGCCACCGCGTGAGCTTTTCGCTCGACACGCCCAGCTGGCAGAACGCGCCGCATGGCATCGGCTGGATCACGCTCGCGCTGCTGCTGGCGTTGATCGTCGGCGCCTACAGCTACGTGCGCCGGCTGTTGCGCCCGCTCGACGACATCCGCGCGGGGGCCGAGCGTTTTGGTGGCGGCCAGTTCGACCGGCCGATCCCGCTGCGCCGCAAGGACGAGCTGGGCGACCTGGCGCAGCGCATCAACACCATGGCGCACGACATCGAAGGCATGCTCGATGCCAAGCGCGCGCTGCTGCTGGCGCTGAGCCACGAGTTGCGCTCGCCGCTCACGCGCGCGCGCCTGAACGCCGAGCTGCTGCCCGACACGCCCGACAGCGCCCCGGAACGCAGCGCGCTGCTGCGCGACCTGAACGAGATGCGCGACCTCATCAGCGACCTGTTGGAGAGCGAGCGCCTTGCCAGTGCGCACGCTTCGCTGCAGCGCGAGCCGGTCGATCTGGCGGCCCTGGTTCGCGAGGTGGTGTCCGAGCAGGCCGCGGGCGCTGCGGTGCAGCTCGACCTGCCTGACGCGCTGCCGCCGCGGTCGCTCGACCGCACCCGCGTGCGCCTGCTGGTGCGCAACCTGCTCGACAACGCGCTGCGCTACAGCCTTGGTGCGCCACAGCCGCCGCGCATTTCGCTGCGCACGGAAGGCCGGGGCGTGCTGATCGAAGTGCGCGATTTCGGCCCCGGCGTCGACGCCGCGCAGCTCGAACACCTCACCGAACCGTTCTACCGCACCGACAGCGCCCGCCAGCGCGCCACCGGCGGTGTGGGTCTCGGCATGTACCTGTGCCGGCTGGTCGCCGAAGCGCACGGCGGCACGCTCGAGGTGCGCAACGCGCAGCCCGGGCTGGTCGTCACAGCGCTATTGCTTTGA
- the dnaN gene encoding DNA polymerase III subunit beta has protein sequence MIVLKATQDKVLAVLQSVAGIVERRHTLPILANVLIRKTGSSVQLTTSDLEIQIRTTAELDGDNGSFTTTVGARKLIDILRTMPADQTVSLESNQNKLILKGGKSKFTLQTLPAEDFPLVQEAASFGPTFSVPQKTLKDLLGQVSFAMAVHDIRYYLNGILFVAEGKQLSLVATDGHRLAFASATLDVEVPKQEVILPRKTVLEMQRLLSDAEGAIEMQFASNQARFSFGGMEFVSKLVEGKFPDYNRVIPRNHKNSITLGRLALLASLQRTAILTSEKFKGVRLNIEPGTLRVASNNAEQEEAVDELDIDYGGDSIEIGFNVTYLIDALANMQQEMVKVELSDSNSSALLTIPDNATFKYVVMPMRI, from the coding sequence CTGGCCAATGTGCTGATCCGCAAGACCGGGAGCAGCGTGCAGCTGACCACCAGCGATCTGGAAATCCAGATCCGCACCACCGCCGAGCTCGATGGCGACAACGGCAGCTTCACCACCACGGTGGGCGCGCGCAAGCTGATCGACATCCTGCGCACCATGCCGGCCGACCAGACCGTGTCGCTCGAATCGAACCAGAACAAGCTGATTCTCAAGGGCGGCAAAAGCAAGTTCACGCTGCAGACCCTGCCGGCCGAGGACTTCCCGCTGGTGCAGGAAGCCGCCAGCTTCGGGCCGACCTTCAGCGTGCCGCAAAAGACCCTGAAAGACCTGCTCGGCCAGGTCTCGTTCGCGATGGCGGTGCACGACATCCGCTACTACCTGAACGGGATTTTGTTCGTGGCCGAGGGCAAGCAGCTGAGCCTGGTGGCCACCGACGGCCACCGCCTGGCGTTTGCGTCGGCCACGCTGGACGTCGAGGTGCCCAAGCAGGAGGTGATCCTGCCGCGCAAGACCGTTCTCGAGATGCAGCGCCTGCTGTCGGATGCGGAAGGCGCGATCGAAATGCAGTTCGCCAGCAACCAGGCGCGCTTCAGCTTTGGCGGCATGGAATTCGTCAGCAAACTGGTCGAGGGCAAGTTCCCCGACTACAACCGCGTGATTCCGCGCAACCACAAGAACAGCATCACGCTGGGCCGCCTGGCGCTGCTGGCCTCGCTGCAGCGCACCGCCATTCTGACCAGCGAGAAGTTCAAGGGTGTGCGGCTGAACATCGAGCCCGGCACGTTGCGTGTGGCGTCCAACAATGCCGAGCAGGAAGAGGCGGTGGACGAGCTCGACATCGACTATGGCGGCGACAGCATCGAGATCGGCTTCAACGTGACCTACCTGATCGATGCGCTGGCAAACATGCAGCAGGAGATGGTGAAGGTGGAGCTGTCCGATTCGAACAGCTCGGCGCTGCTGACCATTCCCGACAACGCGACCTTCAAGTACGTCGTGATGCCAATGCGGATTTGA
- a CDS encoding Spy/CpxP family protein refolding chaperone: MKPWIKRSLFGFAGAAIVAGSLGACAAHRSGWGGDPAGFRARMVERVGGKLDLDAAQKQKLNVLAEKLQAQRTAIRDAGDAGGAGGTRAQFQSLFAGARLDQAGASKMIEEKMAAVRSGSPEVIAAAADFFDNLNPAQQQKVRDFMNKGGRRWGRHG; this comes from the coding sequence ATGAAACCGTGGATCAAACGTTCTCTTTTCGGTTTTGCCGGCGCCGCGATCGTGGCCGGCAGCCTGGGCGCCTGTGCCGCGCACCGCAGTGGCTGGGGTGGTGACCCGGCCGGGTTCCGCGCCCGCATGGTCGAGCGCGTGGGCGGCAAGCTGGACCTCGATGCCGCGCAAAAACAGAAGCTCAACGTGCTGGCCGAAAAGCTGCAGGCGCAACGCACCGCCATACGCGATGCAGGCGACGCAGGCGGTGCCGGCGGCACGCGCGCACAGTTCCAGTCGCTGTTCGCCGGCGCCAGGCTCGACCAGGCCGGCGCCAGCAAGATGATCGAAGAGAAGATGGCCGCCGTGCGCAGCGGCAGCCCTGAAGTCATCGCCGCGGCCGCCGACTTCTTCGACAACCTGAATCCGGCGCAGCAGCAGAAGGTGCGTGATTTCATGAACAAGGGCGGTCGTCGTTGGGGTCGTCATGGGTGA
- a CDS encoding PolC-type DNA polymerase III, producing the protein MSASAPRTPIAVIDFETTGISPDHGDRATEVAIVLMEDGRVVDRFQSLMNAGVRIPAFITGLTGITNAMVAAAPDAATVMGEASRFVGDAPMVAHNASFDRRFWADELARLGQPAPQPFACTMLLSRRLYPEAPNHKLGTLVDYHHLPRAGRAHRALADAEMAAALLAQIEHDLRTRHGVARPHHALLMALQRCTRPAMRGLVARYARM; encoded by the coding sequence TTGAGCGCAAGCGCCCCGCGGACCCCCATCGCCGTCATCGACTTCGAAACCACCGGCATCTCACCCGACCATGGCGACCGCGCCACTGAGGTGGCCATCGTGTTGATGGAGGACGGCCGGGTGGTGGACCGCTTCCAGAGCCTGATGAACGCGGGCGTGCGCATTCCGGCCTTCATCACCGGCCTGACCGGCATCACCAACGCCATGGTGGCCGCCGCGCCCGATGCCGCCACCGTGATGGGCGAGGCCAGCCGCTTCGTCGGCGACGCGCCCATGGTGGCGCACAACGCATCGTTCGACCGCCGGTTCTGGGCTGATGAACTGGCGCGCCTGGGCCAGCCGGCGCCGCAGCCCTTTGCCTGCACCATGCTGCTGTCGCGCCGGCTCTACCCGGAGGCGCCCAACCACAAGCTGGGCACGCTGGTGGACTACCACCACCTGCCGCGCGCCGGCCGGGCGCACCGCGCGCTGGCCGATGCCGAAATGGCGGCCGCGCTGCTGGCACAGATAGAGCATGACCTGCGCACCCGCCATGGCGTGGCCCGCCCGCACCATGCCTTGTTGATGGCGCTGCAACGCTGCACCAGGCCGGCGATGCGCGGGCTGGTGGCGCGATATGCGCGCATGTGA
- a CDS encoding response regulator transcription factor — protein MPRILLIDDDEHLAAPLASYFARFDCTLDSATRPSEGLARLRAAHYDAAILDVMLPEMDGFALCREIRKESDIPIVMLTARGDVMDRVVGLELGADDYLPKPFEPRELVARVQTILRRQRVAPPVAASPQRRVFDGLAIDLDRREVLRQGEPVELTGTEFELLALLASEPGKVFSRDDILNRLRGHEAELYTRAVDIVVSRLRKKLEPLDCIKTLRNAGYALAVGNA, from the coding sequence ATGCCCCGCATCCTCCTGATCGACGACGACGAGCATCTGGCGGCGCCGCTGGCCAGCTACTTCGCGCGTTTCGATTGCACGCTCGACAGCGCGACCCGGCCGAGCGAGGGCCTTGCCAGGTTGCGCGCCGCGCACTACGACGCCGCGATCCTCGACGTGATGCTGCCCGAGATGGATGGCTTTGCGCTGTGCCGCGAGATCCGCAAGGAGAGCGACATCCCGATCGTGATGCTGACCGCGCGCGGCGACGTGATGGACCGCGTGGTCGGGCTCGAGCTCGGCGCCGACGACTACCTGCCCAAACCGTTCGAGCCGCGCGAGCTGGTGGCGCGCGTGCAGACCATCCTGCGCCGCCAGCGCGTGGCGCCGCCGGTGGCCGCGAGCCCGCAGCGCCGCGTGTTCGACGGGCTCGCGATCGACCTCGACAGGCGCGAGGTGCTGCGGCAGGGCGAGCCGGTCGAGCTCACCGGCACCGAGTTCGAACTGCTGGCGCTGCTCGCGTCCGAACCCGGCAAGGTGTTCAGCCGCGACGACATCCTGAACCGCCTGCGCGGCCACGAGGCCGAGCTCTACACGCGCGCCGTCGACATCGTGGTGAGCCGGCTGCGCAAGAAGCTGGAGCCGCTCGACTGCATCAAGACGCTGCGCAATGCCGGCTATGCGCTCGCCGTCGGCAATGCCTGA